One Brassica napus cultivar Da-Ae chromosome A5, Da-Ae, whole genome shotgun sequence DNA window includes the following coding sequences:
- the LOC111205061 gene encoding zinc finger CCCH domain-containing protein 28, with product MSHRRDSTTDAVHVIPTNDPPPENPFPSPVWAATEDDYSRLSAANNDDTESPCKKSRGPPSPSSSSSEIGKAFFKTKLCCNFRAGSCPYVASTCHFAHSAEELRRPTSAYKGRHCKKFYSGEGCPYGESCTFLHDEASRNRESFAVSLGHRGGGNVIAAAASPNWKTRMCNKWEMSGYCPFGTNCRFAHGASELHRFGGGLVEEEEGKIGTSSTLDTKKTGQYSLASPGVPSQRASNGVRVVRKWKGPDRISRVYGDWIDDIE from the exons ATGAGTCATCGCCGAGATTCCACCACCGATGCAGTCCACGTCATACCCACCAACGACCCTCCTCCGGAGAATCCGTTTCCCAGTCCCGTATGGGCCGCCACTGAGGATGATTACAGCCGTCTCTCTGCGGCCAACAACGACGACACAGAGTCGCCCTGCAAGAAGTCACGCGGCCCTCCctctccctcctcctcctcctccgagATCGGGAAAGCCTTCTTCAAGACGAAGCTCTGCTGCAACTTCCGCGCAGGAAGCTGTCCGTACGTCGCGAGCACTTGCCATTTCGCTCACAGCGCGGAGGAGCTCCGCCGTCCGACGTCTGCGTACAAGGGAAGGCATTGCAAGAAGTTTTACAGCGGAGAAGGGTGTCCTTACGGAGAGAGCTGTACGTTTCTACACGACGAGGCTTCGAGAAACAGAGAGAGCTTCGCCGTTAGTTTAGGCCATCGTGGTGGAGGCAATGTTattgctgctgctgcttctcCGAATTGGAAGACAAGGATGTGCAACAAGTGGGAGATGAGTGGGTATTGTCCTTTCGGTACTAACTGCCGTTTTGCTCATGGAGCTTCTG AGTTGCATAGATTTGGTGGGGGActtgtggaagaagaagaaggtaagATCGGAACATCTTCCACTCTTGATACAAAGAAGACAGGACAATATAGTCTTGCTTCTCCTGGAGTCCCGTCCCAACGGGCATCTAATGGAGTCAGAGTTGTAAGGAAATGGAAAGGACCGGATAGAATCAGCCGGGTTTATGGTGATTGGATCGACGATATTGAATAA